Proteins from one Triticum aestivum cultivar Chinese Spring chromosome 7A, IWGSC CS RefSeq v2.1, whole genome shotgun sequence genomic window:
- the LOC123150296 gene encoding chaperone protein DnaJ: MASGAADADLYAVLGLNKECSDADLRLAYRRLAMTWHPDRCSASGSSARVEEAKERFQEIQSAYSVLSDSGKRLLYDVGVYDSDGDGRSEQDVSGMGDFFGQMAEMMSQATPTESFEELQQLFVDMFQADLVAGGFACGAPPMGRRVQAPAPAPSPSCTSGPTFAQARPSSHNGVNKRCSPAMGSGMPASWTTQEDASIGGRNKKQRLSTGHGVSS; the protein is encoded by the exons ATGGCCTCCGGTGCCGCGGACGCCGACCTCTACGCCGTCCTGGGGCTCAACAAGGAGTGCTCCGACGCCGACCTCAGGCTCGCCTACCGGAGGCTCGCCATG ACATGGCATCCGGACCGGTGCTCGGCGTCCGGCAGCTCGGCGCGCGTGGAGGAGGCCAAGGAGCGGTTCCAGGAGATCCAGAGCGCCTACTCCG TGCTCTCCGACTCCGGCAAGCGCCTCCTCTACGACGTCGGCGTCTACGACAGCGACGGCGACGGCCGCAGCGAGCAAGAC GTGTCGGGGATGGGCGACTTCTTCGGGCAGATGGCCGAGATGATGAGCCAGGCCACGCCAACC GAGAGCTTCGAGGAGCTGCAGCAGCTGTTCGTGGACATGTTCCAGGCCGACCTCGTCGCCGGTGGGTTCGCGTGCGGTGCGCCACCTATGGGCCGCCGGGTCCAGGCCCCGGCCCCGGCCCCGAGTCCATCCTGTACCTCTGGACCTACGTTTGCGCAAGCACGGCCGTCGAGTCACAATGGCGTCAACAAGCGGTGTTCCCCGGCGATGGGCTCCGGGATGCCGGCCTCATGGACGACGCAGGAGGACGCGAGCATCGGCGGCAGGAATAAGAAACAGAGGCTGTCGACGGGCCACGGCGTGTCGtcctag